One Planctomycetia bacterium DNA window includes the following coding sequences:
- a CDS encoding YihY/virulence factor BrkB family protein codes for MIFKIDMQALFGTITLNTAVFRAASISFQCEANMKWLRLSPVWPVFRGALFEWNQDKAPRMAGALAFYTIFSLTPIVIISVGIGGSVFGHDAALREVLRQVAFLVGPAGGEAIEMLVKNAPERQASMMAVIFGVCVMLFAATGAFAELKDSMNTIWEVQPAPGLGLKSMVWDRLISFAMVLVVSFLLLVSLVASMFLQVLVDRIAQEFALFEVGYAVLSVTMVTFLFALMYKVLPDAYVAWRDVWLGAFVAASLFVLGRTLFGLYLGHSTIGSSYGAAGSLVIVVLWTYYSALILLFGAEMTQVQARLRGESIVPKESAVRVTEHDRVQQGVPHGLPDAPPAALD; via the coding sequence AACATGAAGTGGCTACGACTAAGTCCAGTGTGGCCCGTCTTTCGCGGGGCGCTGTTCGAGTGGAATCAAGACAAGGCTCCTCGGATGGCGGGAGCACTGGCGTTTTACACCATCTTCTCGCTGACGCCGATCGTCATCATTTCGGTAGGCATTGGCGGATCTGTATTTGGACATGACGCTGCCCTTCGGGAGGTCTTGCGGCAGGTAGCTTTTCTTGTCGGTCCAGCCGGTGGTGAGGCCATTGAAATGCTGGTGAAGAATGCACCGGAACGACAGGCCAGCATGATGGCCGTGATCTTCGGCGTCTGCGTGATGTTGTTCGCCGCTACGGGCGCGTTCGCAGAACTCAAGGACTCGATGAACACTATTTGGGAAGTGCAGCCAGCTCCTGGGCTGGGACTGAAATCCATGGTCTGGGACCGCTTGATCTCATTTGCCATGGTGTTGGTGGTTAGCTTTCTGTTGCTGGTTTCGTTAGTTGCCAGCATGTTCCTTCAAGTGCTTGTGGACCGCATTGCCCAAGAGTTCGCGCTCTTTGAAGTGGGGTACGCCGTGCTATCCGTGACCATGGTCACGTTTTTGTTTGCGCTCATGTACAAGGTATTGCCGGATGCCTACGTGGCATGGCGCGATGTCTGGCTGGGGGCGTTCGTGGCGGCTTCACTGTTCGTCTTAGGCCGAACTTTGTTCGGTCTTTATCTTGGCCATAGTACGATTGGCTCCAGTTACGGGGCCGCAGGCTCGCTCGTGATCGTGGTCCTGTGGACGTACTATTCAGCACTGATTCTGTTGTTCGGTGCCGAGATGACTCAGGTCCAGGCCCGCTTGCGTGGCGAGTCCATCGTGCCAAAGGAGTCCGCCGTGCGGGTCACGGAGCACGACCGGGTTCAGCAAGGAGTGCCGCACGGTTTACCCGATGCTCCGCCGGCCGCGCTTGATTAG